One stretch of Miscanthus floridulus cultivar M001 chromosome 18, ASM1932011v1, whole genome shotgun sequence DNA includes these proteins:
- the LOC136524006 gene encoding F-box protein At5g49610-like codes for MEEAPNNRNALASLTEDVILEILRRLPAYSLFCCKCVCCSWNRLISDNRKVLPQTMADFFYDGKNGKRNLTSVTGECSDMSLLPFLRDNVALLDCCDGLVLCLCIEVVGSHYVVCNLATKTL; via the coding sequence atggaggaggcccccaacaacaggaacgcactggccagcctcacaGAGGATGTCATTCTCGagatcctccgccgcctccccgcctactccttgttctgctgcaaatgtgtATGTTGCTCTTGGAACCGCCTCATCTCCGACAACCGTAAGGTGCTACCCCAGACTATGGCTGACTTCTTCTACGATGGCAAGAACGGCAAGCGAAATTTAACTAGCGTCACCGGTGAATGCTCCGACATGTCCTTATTGCCCTTCCTAAGGGACAATGTAGCTCTCTTAGATTGCTGCGATGGCCTTGTCCTATGCTTGTGCATTGAGGTTGTTGGATCCCACTATGTCGTCTGCAATCTGGCAACCAAGACTTTGTGA